One Solidesulfovibrio sp. DNA segment encodes these proteins:
- a CDS encoding AMP-binding protein encodes MTRKDRTEGIYSRREVLDESERRQYYQIQIKDLLSYAYRYSEDVKKRFDRAQFQASKFKTLSDLKHIPILKKKELIFLQSMGPRLGGLLTKDMGELRRIFLSPGPIFDPEDREDDYWGWTEGFYACGFRSGDLVQVTFNYHLTPAGLMFEEPLKNLGCAVMPAGPGNSATQLEVMQKLRATGYVGTPSYLMHLAQKGEEMGLNLRKDLYMEVAFVTGEKFSEKLRANLEKKFDIIMRQGYGTADVGCVGYECFHKTGLHIANRAFVEICHPDTGIPLKDGEVGEIVVTAFNKTYPLIRLATGDLSYIERAPCPCGRTSPRLGSIVGRVDTTARIKGMFVYPHQVEQVITRFEEIKRWQIEVTNPGGIDEMNLIVEASNFKREEDLLHKFREKIKLRPSLTVVAPGTLPPQIRPIEDKRKWD; translated from the coding sequence ATGACCCGCAAGGACCGAACCGAGGGCATCTATTCCCGCCGGGAAGTGCTCGACGAATCCGAACGCCGGCAGTACTACCAGATCCAGATCAAGGATCTGCTGTCCTACGCCTACCGGTATTCCGAGGACGTCAAGAAACGCTTCGACCGTGCCCAGTTCCAGGCTTCCAAATTCAAGACCCTCTCGGACCTCAAGCACATTCCCATTCTCAAGAAGAAAGAGCTGATCTTTCTCCAGTCCATGGGGCCGCGCCTGGGAGGGCTTTTAACCAAGGACATGGGCGAGTTGCGCCGCATCTTCCTCTCCCCGGGCCCCATCTTCGACCCCGAGGACCGCGAGGACGACTACTGGGGCTGGACCGAGGGCTTCTACGCCTGCGGCTTCCGCTCCGGCGACCTGGTCCAGGTGACCTTCAATTACCACCTGACCCCGGCCGGGCTGATGTTCGAGGAGCCGCTCAAAAACCTCGGCTGCGCCGTGATGCCCGCCGGGCCGGGCAACTCCGCCACCCAGCTCGAGGTCATGCAGAAGCTGCGGGCCACGGGCTACGTCGGCACGCCGAGCTACCTCATGCACCTGGCCCAGAAGGGCGAGGAGATGGGGCTCAACCTGCGCAAGGACCTCTACATGGAAGTGGCCTTCGTCACCGGCGAGAAATTCTCCGAAAAGCTGCGCGCCAACCTGGAGAAGAAATTCGACATCATCATGCGCCAGGGCTACGGCACGGCCGATGTCGGCTGCGTGGGCTACGAATGCTTCCACAAGACCGGGCTGCACATCGCCAACCGGGCCTTCGTCGAGATCTGCCACCCCGACACCGGCATTCCCCTCAAGGACGGCGAGGTGGGCGAGATCGTGGTCACGGCCTTCAACAAGACCTATCCCCTCATCCGCCTGGCCACGGGCGATTTGTCCTACATCGAGCGCGCCCCCTGCCCGTGCGGGCGGACCTCGCCGCGCCTGGGGTCCATCGTCGGGCGCGTGGACACCACCGCCCGCATCAAGGGCATGTTCGTCTACCCGCACCAGGTCGAGCAGGTCATCACCCGCTTCGAGGAAATCAAGCGCTGGCAGATCGAGGTCACCAACCCCGGCGGCATCGACGAGATGAACCTCATCGTCGAGGCCTCCAACTTCAAGCGCGAGGAAGACCTGCTCCACAAGTTCCGGGAGAAGATCAAGCTGCGCCCGAGCCTGACCGTGGTCGCCCCCGGCACCCTGCCGCCGCAGATCCGGCCCATCGAGGACAAGCGCAAGTGGGACTAG
- a CDS encoding ChaN family lipoprotein, whose product MSTPRPPLSPRLGQGRECFRTLAALGLALALAVGNGGCAGKKAPAAPQAARPLPEALLTASGEPLSPAAFAADIARADYILVGEEHPNPCDHLAQAGLIRRLVASGVRPAVGLEMVPADRQDVLDAFNAGKLAVADLPAALAWKTTWGYPFALYAPIFEAAREYGLPVFALNAPAGLARKAGRVGLENLPPAERVTLPGAVVAPDPAQVEELRELFSSHAAMREKAATKAAEAKGKPKKAPAPDSGRDRFADFTTVQALWDTQMAARAVLARALTGRPVVVVAGGGHVERGWGIAKRLRYFEPRSRLATVMPWRGGDGPDRALAGSFYACPAMHKSRLGMTLSQEVSDAGPDGAGNLLVTAVVPDSPAAKAGLLAGDAVTAAGGHPATHLAVLHTAAIEAAKAGEPLRLTVSRAGETLDIAIPLDIPAGPKK is encoded by the coding sequence ATGAGCACGCCGCGCCCCCCCCTTTCGCCCCGCCTCGGCCAGGGCCGGGAATGTTTCCGGACCCTGGCCGCGCTGGGCCTCGCCCTCGCCCTGGCCGTGGGGAACGGCGGCTGCGCCGGCAAAAAGGCTCCCGCCGCCCCGCAAGCCGCCCGGCCCCTGCCCGAGGCGCTGCTGACCGCCTCCGGGGAGCCCCTGTCCCCGGCCGCCTTTGCCGCGGACATCGCCCGGGCCGACTACATCCTGGTCGGCGAGGAACACCCCAACCCCTGCGACCATCTGGCCCAGGCCGGGCTTATCCGCCGCCTGGTCGCTTCCGGCGTGCGGCCGGCCGTGGGCCTGGAGATGGTCCCGGCCGACCGACAGGACGTGCTCGACGCCTTCAACGCCGGCAAGCTGGCCGTGGCCGACCTGCCGGCCGCCCTGGCCTGGAAAACGACCTGGGGCTACCCCTTCGCGCTCTACGCCCCGATTTTCGAGGCCGCCCGGGAGTACGGGCTGCCCGTTTTCGCGTTGAACGCCCCGGCCGGCCTGGCCCGCAAGGCCGGCCGCGTCGGCCTGGAAAACCTGCCTCCGGCCGAGCGCGTCACGCTTCCCGGGGCGGTCGTCGCGCCCGACCCGGCCCAAGTCGAGGAACTGCGCGAACTGTTTTCCAGCCACGCCGCCATGCGCGAAAAAGCGGCCACAAAGGCGGCCGAGGCCAAGGGCAAACCGAAAAAAGCCCCGGCCCCCGACTCCGGACGCGACCGCTTCGCCGATTTCACCACCGTGCAGGCCCTGTGGGACACGCAGATGGCGGCGCGCGCCGTCCTGGCCCGGGCCCTGACCGGCCGGCCGGTGGTGGTCGTCGCCGGCGGCGGCCACGTGGAGCGCGGCTGGGGCATCGCCAAGCGGCTGCGGTATTTCGAGCCTAGGTCCCGCCTCGCCACGGTCATGCCCTGGCGCGGCGGCGACGGGCCGGACCGCGCCCTGGCCGGTTCTTTCTACGCCTGTCCGGCCATGCACAAAAGCCGGCTGGGCATGACGCTGTCCCAGGAAGTCTCGGACGCGGGACCGGACGGCGCCGGCAATCTCCTGGTGACGGCCGTGGTCCCGGACTCCCCGGCGGCCAAGGCCGGCCTGCTCGCCGGCGACGCCGTCACCGCCGCCGGAGGGCATCCGGCCACGCACCTGGCCGTGCTCCACACCGCCGCCATCGAGGCGGCCAAGGCCGGGGAGCCCCTGCGCCTGACCGTCTCCCGGGCCGGCGAAACCCTCGACATCGCCATCCCCCTCGATATCCCGGCCGGGCCCAAGAAGTAG
- the mutM gene encoding bifunctional DNA-formamidopyrimidine glycosylase/DNA-(apurinic or apyrimidinic site) lyase, with the protein MPELPEVETIARALSPGLVGRVVSGLDVPDPKVLAGPRTRAAFARVVLGRAVTAVTRRAKLLLVHLGPHPEAPSGPGAVIAFHLKMTGRFHIAGPDAAPPDRARLLLRLDDGQALVFSDLRRFGTARAFASPEALAAWDFHATLGPEPWDMTPQAFAEALGRRGARIKAALLDQTLIAGVGNIYADESLFAAAVHPETPCRDLSPEKRAALLAAIQAVLVRAIAAGGSTIRDYRTPDGVEGGFQNEFTVYGRAGQACPACGQALASLKVAGRTSTFCPRCQKK; encoded by the coding sequence ATGCCCGAACTGCCCGAGGTGGAAACCATCGCCCGCGCCTTGTCGCCGGGCCTCGTCGGCCGCGTTGTCTCCGGCCTGGACGTGCCCGACCCCAAGGTCCTGGCCGGGCCGAGGACCAGGGCCGCCTTCGCCAGGGTCGTCCTCGGCCGGGCCGTCACGGCCGTCACGCGCCGGGCCAAGCTGCTGCTCGTCCACCTCGGCCCCCATCCCGAGGCCCCGTCCGGGCCGGGGGCCGTCATCGCCTTCCACCTCAAGATGACCGGCCGCTTCCACATCGCCGGACCGGACGCCGCGCCCCCCGACCGGGCCAGGCTCCTGCTGCGCCTGGACGACGGCCAGGCCCTGGTTTTTTCCGACCTGCGCCGTTTCGGCACGGCCCGGGCCTTCGCCTCGCCCGAGGCGCTCGCCGCCTGGGACTTCCACGCCACGCTCGGCCCCGAACCCTGGGACATGACGCCCCAAGCCTTCGCCGAAGCCCTGGGCCGCCGGGGCGCCCGGATCAAGGCGGCGCTCCTCGACCAGACCCTCATCGCCGGTGTCGGCAACATCTACGCCGACGAATCGCTTTTCGCCGCCGCCGTCCATCCCGAAACACCCTGCCGGGACCTGTCCCCCGAAAAACGCGCCGCCCTGCTCGCCGCCATCCAGGCCGTCCTCGTCCGGGCCATCGCCGCCGGCGGCAGCACCATCCGCGACTACCGCACCCCGGACGGCGTGGAGGGCGGCTTCCAGAACGAATTCACGGTCTACGGCCGGGCGGGCCAGGCCTGCCCGGCCTGCGGCCAGGCCCTTGCCAGCCTGAAAGTGGCCGGCCGGACCTCGACTTTTTGCCCGCGCTGCCAAAAGAAGTAG